One window of the Montipora foliosa isolate CH-2021 chromosome 4, ASM3666993v2, whole genome shotgun sequence genome contains the following:
- the LOC137999851 gene encoding testin-like: MASGDFDSLDFISFQADASRNKDPFTVSEIQGNPCLDCKGKCRGLSVHPWRKYCIFCKCAVECHDIPQNNSYQNLPEDRMCVEEKPPRSSLTKVKEAHAEGYEWIPCGLSSIQIKDFMSRLPEDKTPKLDSNGARYRLKELIYQMPLQDFSTKHCRKLSLEQKMVMDDLCAVRVDKALGVGAVKPDLTMPSPCEKCGIPMNIGEMAVFAFRAGPDLCWHVECFVCSADGALLVDLVYCWDSEKQKLYCPRHWSESLKPRCAGCEELIYVGEYSLALDEHWHPGHLCCFYCDESLSQQKFVTVDSKPSCVNCYDKNFANSCQSCGKTIGPGRKDVDVRGKHWHEECFVCSQPECKEPLLNKGFTFKDDKLICHPCRGITPAKVCEACAGLFAPGEKKVGYQSKTYHEKCFTCDDCQQPIGTQQFVKKDDKRLCGKCFDSSYAKICVNCKTPIKSSLVKHDGNTYHSECFACYMCSQPLAGKPFTKHEGCNVCQDCYRKHYAKRCAACKQLIEGSVKFVAYDEQYFHRDCFTCTKCGLPLAGEKFCLVDGDKVCISCNEKIKALSSG, encoded by the exons ATGGCGAGTGGAGATTTCGACTCTTTAGACTTCATTAGTTTTCAAGCAGATGCTAGCAGAAATAag GACCCGTTTACAGTAAGTGAGATACAAGGAAACCCATGTTTGGATTGCAAAGGAAAGTGCAGAGGACTGTCTGTCCATCCTTGGAG AAAGTACTGCATTTTCTGCAAATGCGCAGTCGAATGCCATGACATCCCACAAAATAACAGCTACCAGAATTTACCAGAGGATCGCATGTGTGTTGAGGAAAAACCCCCAAGGTCGTCACTGACTAAAGTGAAAGAAGCTCATGCGGAGGGATATGAGTGGATACCTTGTGGCTTATCAAGTATCCAG ATCAAGGATTTCATGTCAAGGCTTCCTGAAGACAAGACTCCGAAACTGGATTCCAATGGAGCACGGTACAGGCTTAAAGAACTTATTTATCAGATGCCCTTGCAAGATTTCTCCACCAAGCACTGCCGTAAACTTTCTCTGGAGCAGAAAATGGTGATGGATGACCTTTGTGCAGTGAGAGTTGACAAGGCACTGGGAGTTG GGGCTGTAAAACCAGATCTTACGATGCCATCACCTTGTGAAAAATGTGGTATACCAATGAACATTGGAGAGATGGCAGTGTTTGCCTTCCGTGCAGGTCCTGACCTTTGTTGGCACGTGGAGTGTTTTGTCTGTTCTGCAGATGGTGCCCTCCTTGTCGATCTTGTATACTGTTGGGACTCGGAGAAACAGAAGCTGTACTGCCCTCGACATTGGAGTGAATCACTGAAGCCTCGATGTGCTGGATGTGAAGAA TTGATCTATGTCGGAGAATACTCTCTTGCCTTGGATGAGCACTGGCACCCTGGCCATCTCTGCTGTTTTTATTGTGACGAATCATTGTCACAGCAGAAATTTGTAACAGTGGATAGTAAACCATCTTGTGTCAATTGCTATGACAAGAATTTTGCCAATAGTTGTCAAAGTTGTGGAAAGACTATTGGACCTGGCAGGAAAGATGTTGATGTGCGTGGCAAGCATTGGCATGAAGAGTGTTTTGTTTGCTCTCAGCCAGAGTGCAAGGAACCTTTG CTTAATAAGGGTTTCACTTTCAAAGACGACAAGTTGATTTGTCATCCATGTCGTGGAATCACCCCAGCTAAAGTGTGTGAAGCATGCGCAGGGCTTTTTGCTCCAGGAGAGAAGAAAGTTGGTTATCAGAGCAAAACTTACCATGAGAAGTGTTTCACTTGCGATGACTGCCAGCAACCCATTGGCACCCAACAGTTTGTCAAGAAAGACGACAAACGCTTgtgtggaaaatgttttgaCTCTAGTTATGCAAAG atttgtGTCAATTGTAAAACTCCCATCAAATCCTCCCTTGTCAAGCACGATGGAAACACATACCACTCCGAGTGCTTTGCCTGCTACATGTGTTCACAGCCTCTTGCTGGAAAGCCCTTCACGAAACATGAAGGCTGTAATGTCTGTCAGGATTGCTATCGCAAGCACTACGCAAAGAGGTGTGCAGCCTGCAAGCAGCTCATAGAAGGAAGTGTCAAGTTTGTAGCCTACGATGAACAGTACTTCCACCGAGATTGCTTCACTTGTACAAAGTGTGGTCTTCCATTAGCAGGGGAGAAATTCTGTTTAGTGGATGGTGATAAGGTTTGCATCAGTTGCAATGAAAAGATTAAAGCTTTAAGTTCTGGTTGA